GTTCacaaatttttcttattctttttctctcaaacaTCAAAGGCTGACACAAATTTTTGACCATCCACATATTTTAATCCATAGCTATCTTTTTCTCCGTGTGCAGGAGCAAATAAATAATGGCTTGGCTTTAAATGGTGTCTAGATATTGCAGATCAGATTCCTTGTAatcagatctggatccagaGTCGAACACGAATGCTATTGTTCTTAAAACAGAACTACAATCGATCGAGTTGGATCTTTATTGGATTTTAGTTACGAAACCTCATGGCAAATCTAAATTCTTTCTATACGGGATCTGACTAATTACATCCAATCCATTTATATTCATACTCTTTCCGCCGGAGTTTTGTtttataatatgaaaattttttatttgatcgaCTGCGTTTTTACTGtaatttgaatacaaacaatcCTTCCACCATTGTTCTGTCAGGAGTTAAATCAAGACCATAACAGAGATCCCCAAATGGAAATTGTTCAAATGCGAAGTACCGATAAAGAAGGCACCAACTTTCCGGTTTCAGAATAAACTAATAAGACTGAGGAAGAAGAGACAGAAAACATTCCTTAATAAATGCCGAAGGTGGCGCCTGAGCGCAGAATGAGAACCGGATTGTTCCATCCTTCTAATTTATTCCGGTGTTAGACAGCCACTTGCCTGTTCATATCATTTGAAGTCGTCTGCATCCCTTCACCTTCTTTAGTCTGCTTGCTTTTGGAAGCAAAAATGGGAAACGAGAACCAAAGAGAGTTGAATAAACCTCTTCTGTCATATTCTTGTAGCCCCGAAGATGGGTTGCGAGAAAGAACGATTGATGCAAGAAGAGAGATCTTGTTGGAGGTAAAGAGGCAGCTATGGCTGGCCGGGCCGCTTATTTCGACGAGCGTCCTTCAGTTCTGTCTGCAACTCGTATCTGTCATGTTTGTTGGTCACCTGGGTGAGCTTTCACTTTCCTCTGCTTCCATGGCCACTTCATTTGCTGGTGTCACTGGTTTCAGTTTGTTGGTATGCTCCTGTTTCACGGCTTCTTTCGATAACAATCTGTagatctctttatttttcttctgttcAGTGCTTGTTGGTTGTGCAATGAGAATCCATGTTAACGATTTACACAAACATTTCTGGATGCTCTGCCTGCCTTCAGTTACGTTGATCATGATATGATAACCTTTTGTGCGTTCATGATCGACACTGTGGAGAACATCAATTCCGTATTTGCTAGAAGTTTATCCGATTCcgataattttttgaaaattttgtatacTTCAGCGCAAGATGTTAATGATGATAAGGTTTTGTTGATCACTTGGGcgtgaaaattttccatttgagTGCAAGTCATCTTTAGCTAAGAGCTGATTGATCTTTTGGTTTTGCTTCAGTAAGAAAAGATGGGTTATTTTGTTGACTGGTTCTTTATCAAGACTAATGCTTTTCCTTTTGGTATTTCATTTTGTGGAATAGTTAGGAATGGGGAGTGCTCTGGATACATTATGTGGGCAGGCCTATGGAGCAAAACAGTACCACATGTTAGGTGTGCATATGCAAAGAGCCATGCTTGTTCTACTGCTTGTTAGCATCCCCATTGCTTTTGTATGGGCTTCCACAGAACCAATTCTCTTGGCTTTTGGTCAAGACCCAGAGATTTCAGCAGCAGCAGGTGTATATGCTCGATGGATGATCCCAAGTATCTTTGGTTATGGCCTCCTGCAATCCCATGTTCGGTTCCTCCAGATGCAGAACATTGTCTTTCCTATGGTGATTAGCTCTGGCATTGCTGCCTTGTTGCACGTTCTGCTTTGCTGGTTGCTGGTTTTCAAATCTGGGCTTGGTCAAAGAGGTGCTGCGTTGGCAAACTCAATATCTTCTTGGATTAACACACTACTTTTGGCACTTTTTGTCAAATTCTCAGTGGCATGTAAGAAAACGTGGACTGGTTTCTCCAAAGAAGCTTTGCAAGATATTCCTAATTTCATTCGACTGGCCATTCCTTCGGCTTTGATGGTTTGGTAAGTTGATCTATATTTCTCTGCTTATATTTCTCCATACTGTTGTTGGAATCTGTTTTGTTCAGTCTGATGATTCAGAACATTTAGATAAATTCTGTAAGGCATAACTTTACACATATGAGGATTTTGACATTTTACATGAATGGAAAACAGCTTGGAGTTCTGGTCATTCGAAATGATAGTTCTTTTGTCTGGTTTGCTGCCTAATCCAAAGTTGGAGACTTCAGTGCTATCAATCTGGTAACTCACTCTGAACTCTTGCCTCTGCTTTTCCCTTTTAATCAACACACCCATATTCAGTGTTGTTCTGACCCCTTGTAGAACTAATATACTTAGCCTTAGCCATGATTGTCTGCAAATAAATCTAAGGCTGCTTTTGTCAGAACAGGGGAAAGGTGGAGCCCGAA
This window of the Nymphaea colorata isolate Beijing-Zhang1983 chromosome 2, ASM883128v2, whole genome shotgun sequence genome carries:
- the LOC116246706 gene encoding protein DETOXIFICATION 16 isoform X1, which translates into the protein MGNENQRELNKPLLSYSCSPEDGLRERTIDARREILLEVKRQLWLAGPLISTSVLQFCLQLVSVMFVGHLGELSLSSASMATSFAGVTGFSLLLGMGSALDTLCGQAYGAKQYHMLGVHMQRAMLVLLLVSIPIAFVWASTEPILLAFGQDPEISAAAGVYARWMIPSIFGYGLLQSHVRFLQMQNIVFPMVISSGIAALLHVLLCWLLVFKSGLGQRGAALANSISSWINTLLLALFVKFSVACKKTWTGFSKEALQDIPNFIRLAIPSALMVCLEFWSFEMIVLLSGLLPNPKLETSVLSICLNTASLLWMVPFGLGGAISTRVSNELGAGKPQAARLAVRVVVFMAVAESLIIGVTMILVRNIWGYLYSSEGRVVKYVSVMIPLLAASNIADGTQCVLSGAVRGCGWQKIGAFVNLGAYYVVGLPCAVCFAFLLHVGGKGLWLGIMCGLLVQALLLLTITVCTNWDEEARKARDRVYNSILPTDLSS
- the LOC116246706 gene encoding protein DETOXIFICATION 16 isoform X2 — translated: MGSALDTLCGQAYGAKQYHMLGVHMQRAMLVLLLVSIPIAFVWASTEPILLAFGQDPEISAAAGVYARWMIPSIFGYGLLQSHVRFLQMQNIVFPMVISSGIAALLHVLLCWLLVFKSGLGQRGAALANSISSWINTLLLALFVKFSVACKKTWTGFSKEALQDIPNFIRLAIPSALMVCLEFWSFEMIVLLSGLLPNPKLETSVLSICLNTASLLWMVPFGLGGAISTRVSNELGAGKPQAARLAVRVVVFMAVAESLIIGVTMILVRNIWGYLYSSEGRVVKYVSVMIPLLAASNIADGTQCVLSGAVRGCGWQKIGAFVNLGAYYVVGLPCAVCFAFLLHVGGKGLWLGIMCGLLVQALLLLTITVCTNWDEEARKARDRVYNSILPTDLSS